A genomic segment from Lignipirellula cremea encodes:
- a CDS encoding heavy metal-binding domain-containing protein has protein sequence MNVSGLSGNEIYCLHQKGWQPGGIVVGNSVQSLGFVGGISSSLKTLAGGEVENMTSLISEGRHLAINRIEEDAKVRGAQGLTGVSTELKTLGGMIEFLAIGSAIHGPQYQGPFFSTACSGQEFYCHLDAGYQPRHFVMGNVAYALGIGRGISGSFRTFAVRGEVKEFSDLYNHTRHLALERLEAEAAHMGCNSVVDINTEVLSIAGVREMLMVGTGSYNPSLGKLQRPVTSELTGEELWNLTQMGYAPVRLVLGTSVYALGFAGGMTAMFKSFSRGEITEVTQLVYEARENALAHIMEDAASCGAEQVIGAKVFVHEIGSGLVEVLAIGTAIRRNPQMKTVSEQLLPQAIIRDRDTFFDASLTGSLSREHVSSGTSSATASPGNNAVGCIIGLIVVGGFFLTMCGGFLISVFG, from the coding sequence ATGAATGTTTCCGGCCTGTCGGGTAACGAAATCTACTGCCTGCACCAGAAGGGCTGGCAGCCGGGCGGGATCGTGGTCGGCAACAGCGTGCAGTCGCTGGGCTTTGTCGGCGGGATCTCCTCCAGCTTGAAAACGCTAGCCGGCGGCGAAGTGGAAAACATGACGAGTCTGATCTCGGAAGGTCGCCACCTGGCGATCAACCGGATCGAAGAAGACGCCAAAGTCCGCGGCGCGCAAGGACTGACCGGCGTGTCGACGGAGCTGAAAACGCTGGGCGGCATGATTGAGTTCCTGGCGATCGGCTCCGCCATTCACGGGCCCCAGTACCAGGGCCCGTTCTTCTCGACCGCCTGCAGCGGCCAGGAGTTTTACTGCCACCTGGATGCGGGCTATCAGCCGCGGCATTTTGTGATGGGCAATGTCGCGTACGCCCTGGGGATCGGACGCGGCATCAGCGGGTCGTTCCGCACCTTTGCCGTCCGCGGGGAAGTGAAAGAATTCTCGGACCTGTACAACCACACGCGGCACTTGGCGCTGGAACGCCTGGAAGCGGAAGCGGCCCACATGGGCTGTAACTCGGTCGTCGATATCAACACGGAGGTGCTGTCGATCGCCGGCGTGCGCGAAATGCTGATGGTCGGCACGGGCTCTTACAACCCGTCGCTGGGAAAACTGCAGCGGCCCGTCACTTCGGAGCTGACGGGCGAAGAGCTCTGGAACCTGACGCAGATGGGCTACGCGCCGGTGCGACTGGTGCTGGGGACTTCGGTATACGCCCTGGGTTTCGCCGGCGGCATGACGGCCATGTTCAAGTCGTTCTCCCGCGGCGAAATCACCGAGGTGACGCAGCTGGTGTATGAAGCCCGTGAGAACGCCCTGGCGCACATCATGGAAGACGCGGCCAGCTGCGGCGCCGAGCAAGTGATCGGAGCCAAGGTGTTCGTCCACGAGATCGGCAGCGGCCTGGTCGAGGTGCTGGCGATCGGCACCGCCATCCGTCGCAACCCGCAGATGAAAACCGTGAGCGAGCAGTTGCTGCCGCAAGCCATCATCCGCGATCGCGATACGTTCTTCGACGCATCGCTGACCGGCAGTCTCAGCCGCGAGCACGTGTCCAGCGGGACCTCCTCCGCGACGGCCTCGCCGGGCAACAACGCCGTCGGCTGCATCATCGGCCTGATCGTGGTCGGCGGCTTCTTCCTGACGATGTGCGGCGGCTTTCTCATTAGCGTGTTCGGTTAG
- a CDS encoding M14-type cytosolic carboxypeptidase, with translation MSCLRNAVSFVCLAAVLLSGIDASRAAAAELLRVTDDFEGGSAQVLELDQAGRSVSFMPGGDPRRGWPCWWCMRVAGLTPGETLTLRLRGSTATVGNAKPLAASWAMPDRATFSIDGETWLHTEPGKRQDGGIVYTLQPQAESVVVAWGPPYTPATAEKFVRDMAQKSPHATARLLCRSREDRPVPMLSIREGELPASERFGVWVQARQHAWESGSSWVAQGFGEWLLSDAAEAAWLRRHAEIYLVPVMDIDNTATGNGGKNAVPHDHNRDWSPQPHWNEIIAAQKQVNALIDEGRMDIFLDLHNPAPGDPTFFFVAPDEQLKEPAIRLRNQFTDLACDRIAQIRPSTPVSNKQRSTGPSYHPLWRQISANWVAMRGNPQTVSVCLETSWNNPTSTTAGYRAIGASLAGAVQTFLQERPATP, from the coding sequence ATGTCTTGCTTGCGAAATGCGGTGTCGTTCGTCTGCCTGGCCGCCGTCCTCCTTTCTGGAATCGATGCGTCCCGTGCTGCGGCGGCGGAACTGTTGCGGGTGACGGACGACTTTGAAGGCGGCTCGGCGCAGGTGCTGGAACTGGACCAGGCCGGGCGGAGCGTGAGCTTCATGCCGGGCGGCGATCCCCGGCGGGGCTGGCCCTGCTGGTGGTGCATGCGCGTCGCCGGACTTACGCCAGGGGAAACGCTTACGCTGCGTCTGCGCGGTTCGACCGCGACGGTCGGCAACGCGAAACCGCTGGCCGCCTCGTGGGCCATGCCGGACCGGGCGACCTTTTCGATCGACGGCGAAACCTGGCTGCATACCGAGCCTGGCAAACGCCAGGATGGCGGGATCGTCTACACGCTCCAGCCCCAGGCCGAGTCGGTCGTCGTTGCCTGGGGGCCGCCCTACACGCCTGCAACGGCGGAGAAGTTCGTCCGCGACATGGCCCAGAAATCGCCGCACGCCACGGCCCGATTGCTGTGCCGCTCGCGCGAAGATCGTCCTGTGCCGATGCTCTCTATCCGGGAAGGCGAACTCCCTGCGTCGGAGCGTTTTGGCGTATGGGTGCAGGCCCGGCAGCATGCATGGGAAAGCGGCTCCAGCTGGGTCGCGCAAGGCTTTGGCGAATGGCTGCTGAGCGACGCCGCCGAGGCCGCCTGGCTGCGGCGTCATGCGGAGATTTACCTCGTTCCCGTGATGGATATCGACAACACGGCGACCGGCAACGGCGGCAAGAACGCCGTGCCGCACGACCACAACCGGGACTGGTCGCCCCAGCCGCACTGGAACGAAATCATCGCCGCGCAGAAGCAGGTCAACGCCCTGATCGACGAAGGCCGGATGGACATCTTCCTGGACCTGCACAACCCGGCGCCAGGCGACCCGACCTTCTTCTTTGTCGCTCCCGACGAACAGCTGAAAGAGCCCGCGATCAGGCTCCGCAACCAGTTCACCGACCTGGCCTGCGACCGGATCGCCCAGATCAGGCCGTCGACTCCCGTCAGTAATAAACAGCGAAGCACCGGCCCCAGTTACCATCCGCTCTGGCGACAAATCAGCGCCAACTGGGTCGCCATGCGGGGCAATCCCCAGACCGTGAGCGTCTGCCTGGAAACCAGCTGGAACAACCCCACCAGCACCACGGCCGGCTATCGGGCCATCGGCGCCAGTCTTGCCGGCGCCGTACAAACGTTCCTGCAGGAACGGCCGGCCACGCCGTAA